The window CTTTTAATAACTGAGCTATCAGAGCGTGAAACTAAAATCTAAAAAGTGCGTTCACTGGGTAAGCACGCCTGAGCCCAGctactttttctttatcgatATACATGGCATCAATTTTTAACGCCAAGTCGTGCTCCATTGAGTTCCGCGTTCTCAGCAATCTCTGGTGTTGGTTTTCCAACTCTTTTAACATTTTATACATGCGTTCGACCTGCTGGTTTATTCCTTCGATTTCTTTCTGTAAGCTGCAAAATGACGGTTCGCAGTAATTGATAATAATCAGGCAATCAACGACCAagataatttcaaaaagttgAACACCTCGACAGCGAAGAATCTGACAATAGATAATATCAGAGACTTTGGGACTGTTCAACACTGATAATTTCACAAGGGGAAAATCTACTGCAGAAAGGGAGACATATCGTTTAAAACAGTAAGAGCAGGGCTTGTTGAAAATATCCAACATATAATCTTGGATTGTGTATGTGggtaacaataattaattgaaaaaatataaagggcgatgaaaatttgtctcaCAAACCTTAACTGTGCATAATCTCTACATAGTTCAAGTTCTGGTCGATGGAGCCGAGCCTCGAGTCGAGTGTGAGCTACCTTGAGAGCATAACTTTTGTCAGCGATTGCCTTGCGTGTTAATTCCAAGTTCTTTTCCACATCAAATATCTCCTGCTGAAGCTGTAAGGgccgaaaaaatcaattaGTTAATTACTGATTGGTTGAGAATTAGTAGTTTATCAATTTAACAACAGTTTACGTTACTTTGTGCAGGTGCTGTTTCAACATGTTTTTTGCTTCTAACAACTCAGAAGACCTGCGCGATAGTGCATTGTTCGTATTACTCCAAGAATCCCACATCTCCTGGGCAACTTGATTTATTAAAGCCTCAGCGTCACTTCGAAGTTGGCATGATTTTGTTCGCTCAGTCTGCGATTTTTGCACAATTCTATTCGCTGCTTCGGCCCATGTTTCCTGCTCAATTACGCTAGAAGGTATATCGCtcggattgaaattttttcctcatataGTGAAAAGAAATCTGTATAATGTGCGGTGTTTACAAAACTTGTATATACTATTACTCTACGTGCCAAGAATTTGATGCTCTAAATGCTTTGGCCGTTAATGCATAATTTCACAAGTGATCTTGATGTTTGAAACACATCGTAAAGGTACAACTAAAcgtgaaataatattaaaaactgGCTTATACCATCCGTCAAACTTTTCAATCCCCGCACAATATTGCAGTCCTCGACTATAATTATTAAGCTGATGACAAACTGTATCTATACCAAGCGCaccttctttatttttcaaatcaagcTCCAGCTGATTCTGCGATGCTCGGCTATTTCGCAACTGAGGAGTATGATGTTTAAGATTTACTTGAATAGATACAGGACATGAAACCAATAATTAAACCAGATCATGCATCAAGTGTATTTAGATACCTGGTCTTTGCATTTATCAAGGCAGATTTCAAGCTTTCTTTgactgtttttcaaattttctatctccttcaataacgatttttcactttcatcgTGAACAAGTTCAGTCcctaaatgaaaattttcatgttgATACCACAAACGAGGAACTGTTTCGTAAATTCTAATCAATAAATTACTACTATACCACAAATACCTTTTCTAGATTCTCGGTGGTACAAACATTCTTCTGCGATATGCAAAGGTCCTTCAATATCGTGCAATgctttttccaacaattttcTACAATCGTATAATCGCTCGTTTTCCATAATAAGCCTTTCAAGCTCGGAGGCAACCTCATTACGCCAGAACATTACGTCGGTTATTCTTTCGCCAATTTTTCTGCCTGTTTCTCTCTGGCCTTGATGTATCTTTTCCTCAGCCTCCCTGAGGCGCAACATTGTGAGATCTCTCAGGTCTGAAGAATATTACACTTCTCACAGGGTTGTACGATTTTTTAACACTCACCTAATAACTCGCACAGTATCATTTCTCAATCGCTCCGCGTAGTGTCTGTTCAAATCTGCCTCGTTATAGTACTTGACTTGCTTCTGAAACCATTCGTTCGGTGTGTATTTTGTGTACAATGCCGATTGTAAAGCGTGTGCAGGATTCCGTTGATATCCGGCTACCAAGTTGGGAAATCGCAAAGGTTGAGTTGCCATATTATCTGTTATGTAGTATGCGTCAGCTGGTCGTTTCATCGTGCACTGCATTGATCTGTAGATTCGAATCGAACGAGATATATGAAAGATCCTCTAAATTTGGCTACAAATTTTAATCGTGCTTCTGTACGTCAAGTTTCGAAAACAAATTCTTATGTCTCTTTAAAACCCATCTACCCAGATATATTTGTTCACTGTTCTGGCAAAAACTTGTT is drawn from Neodiprion fabricii isolate iyNeoFabr1 chromosome 3, iyNeoFabr1.1, whole genome shotgun sequence and contains these coding sequences:
- the LOC124177735 gene encoding tektin-3-like — encoded protein: MQCTMKRPADAYYITDNMATQPLRFPNLVAGYQRNPAHALQSALYTKYTPNEWFQKQVKYYNEADLNRHYAERLRNDTVRVIREAEEKIHQGQRETGRKIGERITDVMFWRNEVASELERLIMENERLYDCRKLLEKALHDIEGPLHIAEECLYHRESRKGTELVHDESEKSLLKEIENLKNSQRKLEICLDKCKDQLRNSRASQNQLELDLKNKEGALGIDTVCHQLNNYSRGLQYCAGIEKFDGCVIEQETWAEAANRIVQKSQTERTKSCQLRSDAEALINQVAQEMWDSWSNTNNALSRRSSELLEAKNMLKQHLHKLQQEIFDVEKNLELTRKAIADKSYALKVAHTRLEARLHRPELELCRDYAQLSLQKEIEGINQQVERMYKMLKELENQHQRLLRTRNSMEHDLALKIDAMYIDKEKVAGLRRAYPVNALFRF